A portion of the Rhodopseudomonas sp. BAL398 genome contains these proteins:
- a CDS encoding type III PLP-dependent enzyme, which produces MTERIQEFLRARRNEGQDVEPCLVVDLEVVRDNFQTFATALPDSRVFYAVKANPAPEVLKLLASLGSCFDCASVQEIQMALDAGATPDRISFGNTIKKERDIARAHALGINLFSVDCSAEVEKIGRAAPGARVFCRILYDCAGAEWPLSRKFGCDPEMAVDVLDLAKRVGLEPYGISFHVGSQQRKVKAWDRALAMASSVFRDCAERGINLSMVNMGGGFPTKYLKEVPAVVQYGRSIFRALRKHFGNAIPETIIEPGRGMVGNAGIIETEVVLISKKSDEDEVRWVYLDIGKFGGLAETMDESIRYAIKSRHDGAEMTPCVLAGPTCDSADVMYEKLPYPLPVTLEIGDKLLIEGTGAYTSTYSAVAFNGFPPLRTYHI; this is translated from the coding sequence ATGACCGAACGTATTCAAGAATTCCTCCGTGCCCGCCGCAACGAAGGTCAGGACGTCGAGCCGTGCCTCGTCGTCGATCTCGAAGTCGTGCGCGACAACTTCCAGACCTTCGCCACCGCGTTGCCGGACAGCCGCGTGTTCTACGCGGTGAAGGCCAACCCGGCGCCGGAAGTGCTGAAATTGCTGGCCTCGCTGGGCTCGTGCTTCGACTGCGCCTCGGTGCAGGAGATCCAGATGGCGCTCGACGCCGGCGCGACGCCTGACCGCATTTCCTTCGGCAACACCATCAAGAAGGAACGCGATATTGCGCGCGCCCACGCGCTCGGCATCAACCTGTTCTCGGTTGATTGCAGCGCCGAAGTCGAGAAGATCGGCCGCGCCGCCCCCGGCGCGCGCGTGTTCTGCCGCATCCTGTACGATTGCGCCGGCGCCGAGTGGCCGCTGTCGCGCAAGTTCGGCTGCGATCCGGAGATGGCGGTCGACGTGCTCGACCTCGCCAAGCGTGTTGGCCTGGAGCCCTATGGCATCTCGTTCCATGTCGGCTCGCAGCAGCGCAAGGTGAAGGCGTGGGACCGTGCTTTGGCGATGGCCTCGTCGGTGTTCCGCGATTGTGCGGAGCGCGGCATCAATCTGTCGATGGTGAACATGGGCGGCGGTTTTCCGACCAAGTACCTGAAGGAAGTGCCGGCGGTTGTGCAGTACGGCCGTTCGATCTTCCGGGCGCTGCGCAAGCATTTCGGCAACGCGATTCCGGAGACCATCATCGAGCCGGGCCGCGGCATGGTCGGCAATGCCGGCATCATCGAGACCGAAGTCGTTCTGATCTCCAAGAAGAGCGACGAGGACGAGGTGCGCTGGGTCTATCTCGACATCGGCAAGTTCGGCGGTCTGGCCGAGACGATGGACGAGTCGATCCGCTACGCGATCAAATCGCGCCATGACGGCGCCGAGATGACGCCCTGCGTGCTCGCCGGCCCGACCTGCGATTCGGCCGACGTGATGTATGAGAAGTTGCCGTATCCGCTGCCGGTGACGCTCGAGATCGGCGACAAGCTGCTGATCGAAGGCACCGGCGCCTATACGTCGACCTATTCGGCGGTGGCGTTCAACGGCTTCCCGCCGTTGCGGACCTACCACATCTGA
- a CDS encoding nickel/cobalt transporter codes for MNVSSSPARVSVLQCLLIAAVAVVAVTLCDGAMSSALAQNPFGGPRPPAQPPAGGVIGWLLAQQSAFYRQMSQTIRAAKSDGSAVWTLLGISFAYGIFHAAGPGHGKAVISSYLVANEQTARRGIVLSFVSALLQALVAVVIVTVCAWLLNATAKTMCGTERGIEIASYALIAAFGVRLVWVKGGGFIRALQKSRPPQLAFAHAGAAHDPGHHHAHHEHEHDHAHHAHAAHAHDHHAHDHHAHDHHAHDHHAHDGPHDAHCGHSHGPEPQQLAGPGGWRRGLGAVLTVGIRPCSGAILVLVFALAQGLFWAGIAATFVMGLGTAITVSTIAVIAVSAKGLARRLAAGREGGGALVMRGLEFGAAGLVLLLGVGLLLGYIAAERVTCL; via the coding sequence ATGAACGTATCGAGCAGCCCCGCCCGCGTCTCCGTCCTGCAGTGCCTGCTGATCGCCGCCGTCGCGGTGGTCGCGGTGACGTTATGCGACGGCGCCATGAGTTCGGCACTGGCGCAGAATCCGTTCGGCGGGCCGCGACCGCCGGCGCAGCCGCCGGCCGGCGGCGTCATCGGCTGGCTGCTGGCGCAGCAATCGGCGTTCTACCGCCAGATGTCGCAGACCATTCGGGCGGCGAAATCCGACGGCAGCGCGGTGTGGACGCTGCTGGGGATTTCATTCGCCTATGGGATCTTTCACGCCGCCGGTCCGGGCCACGGCAAGGCGGTGATCTCGTCCTATCTGGTCGCCAATGAACAGACCGCGCGGCGCGGCATCGTGCTGTCGTTCGTCTCGGCGTTGCTGCAGGCGCTGGTCGCAGTTGTGATCGTCACGGTCTGCGCCTGGCTGCTCAACGCCACCGCCAAGACCATGTGCGGCACCGAGCGGGGGATCGAGATCGCCAGCTACGCGCTGATCGCCGCGTTCGGTGTCAGGCTGGTCTGGGTCAAGGGCGGTGGCTTCATCCGGGCACTGCAAAAGAGCCGGCCACCGCAACTGGCGTTCGCGCATGCGGGAGCGGCGCATGATCCCGGCCACCACCACGCGCATCACGAGCACGAGCATGATCACGCGCACCACGCCCACGCAGCTCACGCCCATGATCACCACGCCCATGATCACCATGCCCACGATCACCATGCCCATGATCACCACGCCCATGACGGCCCGCATGACGCGCATTGCGGCCATTCGCACGGTCCGGAACCGCAGCAATTGGCCGGCCCGGGCGGTTGGCGCCGCGGCCTCGGCGCGGTGCTCACGGTCGGAATTCGGCCGTGCTCCGGCGCGATCCTGGTGCTGGTGTTCGCGCTGGCGCAGGGCCTGTTCTGGGCCGGCATCGCCGCGACCTTCGTGATGGGGCTCGGCACCGCGATCACGGTGTCGACCATCGCGGTGATCGCGGTCTCGGCCAAGGGGCTGGCGCGGCGGCTGGCGGCCGGCCGCGAAGGCGGCGGCGCGCTGGTGATGCGCGGCCTCGAATTCGGCGCCGCTGGCCTGGTGCTGCTGCTCGGGGTCGGATTGTTACTAGGTTACATCGCGGCCGAGCGCGTGACTTGCCTGTGA
- a CDS encoding DUF1007 family protein: protein MTRSLVCLGFLVLGVGAAQAHPHVWITATSELVYGPDGSFTGVRHAWTFDDMFTTYALQGLETKTKGVYTREELAPLALTNIESLKDFAFFTFAKANGKKAKFVQPTEYYLEYKDTTLTLHFVLPLKTPVKSTDLTVEVFDPTYFIDFSFAKTNPVKLVGAPAGCQMNFERPNDGTAQTQQMSEQNFLSGNNSNYGAMFANKITVHCP from the coding sequence ATGACGAGAAGTTTGGTGTGCCTCGGTTTCCTTGTGCTCGGTGTGGGCGCCGCCCAGGCCCATCCGCATGTCTGGATCACCGCCACCAGCGAGCTGGTCTATGGCCCGGACGGCAGCTTCACCGGGGTCCGCCACGCCTGGACCTTCGACGACATGTTCACCACCTATGCGCTGCAGGGGCTCGAGACCAAGACCAAGGGCGTCTACACCCGCGAGGAATTGGCGCCGCTGGCGCTGACCAATATCGAATCGCTGAAGGATTTCGCCTTCTTCACCTTCGCCAAGGCCAATGGCAAGAAGGCCAAATTCGTGCAGCCGACCGAGTACTATCTCGAATACAAGGACACCACGCTGACCTTGCATTTCGTGCTGCCGCTGAAGACCCCGGTGAAGAGCACGGACCTGACCGTCGAGGTGTTCGATCCGACCTATTTCATCGACTTCAGCTTCGCCAAAACCAACCCGGTCAAGCTGGTCGGGGCTCCGGCCGGCTGCCAGATGAACTTCGAACGGCCGAATGACGGCACCGCACAAACCCAGCAGATGAGCGAACAGAACTTCCTGAGCGGCAACAACTCCAATTATGGGGCGATGTTCGCCAACAAGATCACGGTGCATTGTCCATGA
- a CDS encoding GNAT family N-acetyltransferase — MTALRTTQTALTDAAPFAIRAERASDVAAREALLDACFGANRHARTCQRLRDGRAPAEGLALSVVRQGRLVGTVRLWHVSAGGVAALVLGPLAVDAECRALGIGAALMNHALREAQARGHGAVILLGDAPYYARFGFSAAKMADLALPGPFERDRLLGIELRAGALDGAAGLIVPTGAAAAVKAPRATRRQRRAA; from the coding sequence ATGACTGCATTGCGGACCACCCAGACCGCCCTCACCGACGCCGCCCCGTTCGCGATCCGTGCGGAACGAGCGTCGGACGTCGCCGCGCGCGAAGCGCTGCTGGATGCCTGCTTTGGCGCGAACCGCCATGCGCGCACCTGCCAGCGCCTGCGCGACGGACGCGCGCCCGCCGAAGGCCTCGCCCTCTCGGTCGTGCGCCAGGGCCGGCTCGTTGGCACCGTGCGGTTGTGGCACGTCAGCGCCGGCGGCGTCGCCGCGCTGGTGCTGGGGCCGCTGGCGGTCGATGCCGAATGCCGCGCGCTCGGCATCGGCGCCGCGCTGATGAACCACGCGCTGCGCGAGGCGCAGGCGCGCGGCCACGGCGCCGTGATTCTGCTCGGCGACGCGCCCTATTACGCCCGCTTCGGCTTCTCGGCCGCGAAAATGGCCGATCTGGCGCTGCCGGGCCCGTTCGAGCGCGACCGGCTGCTCGGGATCGAATTGCGCGCAGGCGCGCTCGACGGCGCCGCCGGCCTGATCGTGCCGACCGGAGCCGCCGCTGCCGTCAAGGCGCCGCGTGCGACGCGGCGCCAACGGCGCGCGGCCTGA
- the hemH gene encoding ferrochelatase: protein MTVIVPMVSPAVAVDPALERVGVLLVNLGTPDSADTKGVRIYLREFLSDSRVIENQGLFWKLALNGIILNTRPARKAKDYLKIWNTEKNESPLKTITRAQSEKLGAAIAGHDHITVDWAMRYGNPSIKSRIEALMAQGCNRLLVVPLYPQYSAATSATVCDQVFRVLGEMRAQPTLRVTPPYYRDADYIDALATSIRSHLATLPFEPEIIVASFHGMPQAYIEKGDPYQSQCIATVDALRARMGLDSKKLMLTFQSRFGFDQWLQPYTDKTIEKLAKDGVRNIAVVMPGFSADCLETLEEIAQENAEIFLHNGGKEFSAVPCLNDSDEGISVIRQLVLRELKGWL from the coding sequence ATGACAGTCATAGTCCCAATGGTCAGCCCAGCGGTCGCCGTCGATCCGGCGCTGGAGCGCGTCGGCGTGCTGCTGGTCAATCTCGGCACCCCCGACAGTGCCGACACCAAGGGCGTGCGGATCTATTTGCGCGAGTTCCTGTCCGACTCGCGGGTGATCGAAAATCAAGGCCTGTTCTGGAAGCTGGCGCTCAACGGCATCATCCTGAACACCCGGCCGGCGCGCAAGGCCAAGGACTATCTGAAAATCTGGAACACCGAGAAGAACGAATCGCCGCTGAAGACCATCACCCGGGCGCAATCCGAAAAGCTCGGCGCGGCGATCGCCGGCCACGACCACATCACGGTCGACTGGGCGATGCGCTACGGCAATCCGTCGATCAAATCCCGGATCGAGGCGCTGATGGCGCAGGGCTGCAACCGGCTGTTGGTGGTGCCGCTCTATCCGCAATATTCCGCCGCGACCTCGGCGACGGTGTGCGATCAGGTGTTCCGGGTGCTGGGCGAGATGCGGGCGCAGCCGACGCTGCGGGTGACGCCGCCCTATTATCGCGACGCCGACTACATCGACGCGCTGGCGACCTCGATCAGGTCGCATCTGGCGACGCTGCCGTTCGAGCCGGAGATCATCGTGGCATCGTTTCACGGCATGCCGCAGGCCTATATCGAGAAGGGCGACCCCTACCAGTCGCAATGCATCGCCACCGTGGATGCGCTGCGGGCGCGGATGGGGCTCGATAGCAAGAAGCTGATGCTGACCTTCCAGTCGCGGTTCGGCTTCGACCAGTGGCTTCAGCCCTATACCGACAAGACCATCGAGAAGCTCGCCAAGGACGGCGTGCGCAACATCGCCGTGGTGATGCCGGGCTTTTCCGCCGATTGCCTGGAGACGCTGGAAGAAATCGCCCAGGAGAATGCCGAAATCTTCCTGCATAATGGCGGCAAGGAATTCTCCGCCGTGCCCT
- a CDS encoding RidA family protein, translating to MSRRLISTGSPFEKTAGYSRAVVDGDFAFVSGTTGYDYTTMTLPADVTTQTRNCFKTIASVLTEAGFDLADVVRATYYITDPKDADAVFAVCGEHLAEIRPAATILAVAGLYKPEMKIEIEVTAKRRSA from the coding sequence ATGTCCCGCCGCCTGATTTCCACCGGATCGCCGTTCGAGAAGACCGCCGGCTACAGCCGCGCCGTGGTCGATGGCGATTTCGCCTTCGTGTCCGGCACCACCGGCTATGATTACACCACCATGACGCTGCCCGCCGATGTCACGACGCAGACACGCAACTGCTTCAAAACCATCGCGTCGGTGCTGACCGAAGCCGGTTTCGACCTCGCCGACGTGGTGCGCGCCACCTATTACATCACCGATCCCAAGGACGCCGACGCGGTGTTCGCGGTCTGTGGCGAACACCTCGCCGAGATTCGCCCCGCCGCGACGATCCTCGCCGTCGCCGGCCTCTACAAGCCGGAGATGAAGATCGAGATCGAAGTCACCGCCAAGCGCCGTTCGGCCTGA
- a CDS encoding M3 family metallopeptidase, whose product MPDSSGPIATSQNADNPLLMAWSTPFETPPFAQIAPAHFLPAFDQAFADHTAEIAAIANDPATPDFANTITALERSGKLLNRVAAVFYDLVSADSNPALLEIDKEVSQRMARHWNPIMMNAALFGRIAALYGNRAGLGLSSEQLRLLERTYTRFHRSGAGLDEAAKQRMAEINEQLAQLGTAFSHHLLGDEQDWFMEIGESDRDGLSDSFVAAAKAAADERGLPGKVVVTLSRSSVEPFLKSSARRDLREKAYKAFTARGDNGNANDNNEAILEILRLREETAKLLGFETFAAYRLEDSMAKTPQAVRGLLERVWKPARAQALKDRDALQELVSEEGGNFKLAPWDWRYYAEKLRQRRANFDDAAIKPYLALDNMIKAAFDTATRLFGVSFSERKDVPVWHPDVRVWEVKDAAGAHKGLFYGDYYARPSKRSGAWMTSLRDQQKLDGAIHPLIINVCNFAKGSNGEPSLLSPDDARTLFHEFGHGLHGMMSDVTYPSLSGTSVFTDFVELPSQLYEHWQEQPQVLRQFATHYQTGEPLPDELLQRFLAARKFNQGFATVEFVSSALIDLEFHSQPAASIGNVRDFERQELDKIGMPEEISLRHRPTQFGHIFSGDHYASGYYSYMWSEVMDADAFGAFEEAGDIFDAKVAKRLLDDIYASGGSKDPEAAYIAFRGRPPEPDALLRRRGLLDTPEAA is encoded by the coding sequence ATGCCAGATAGCTCCGGACCGATTGCCACGTCACAAAACGCCGACAACCCGCTGCTGATGGCCTGGAGCACGCCGTTCGAGACCCCGCCTTTCGCGCAGATCGCGCCCGCGCACTTCCTGCCGGCCTTCGACCAGGCCTTTGCCGATCACACAGCCGAGATCGCGGCGATCGCCAACGATCCGGCGACGCCGGATTTCGCCAATACCATCACCGCGCTGGAGCGCTCCGGCAAGCTGCTGAACCGGGTCGCCGCGGTGTTTTACGATCTGGTCTCGGCGGATTCCAATCCCGCGCTGCTGGAGATCGATAAGGAAGTGTCGCAGCGGATGGCGCGGCACTGGAATCCCATCATGATGAACGCGGCGCTGTTCGGGCGGATCGCCGCGCTCTACGGCAACCGCGCCGGGCTCGGGCTGAGTTCGGAACAGCTGCGCCTGCTGGAGCGCACCTATACCCGCTTCCATCGCTCCGGCGCCGGGCTCGACGAGGCGGCCAAGCAGCGGATGGCCGAGATCAACGAGCAGCTGGCGCAGCTCGGCACCGCCTTCAGCCATCATCTGCTCGGCGACGAGCAGGACTGGTTCATGGAAATCGGCGAGAGCGATCGCGACGGCCTGTCTGACAGTTTTGTCGCCGCCGCCAAGGCCGCCGCCGACGAGCGCGGGCTGCCGGGCAAGGTGGTGGTGACGCTGTCGCGCTCCTCGGTCGAGCCGTTCCTGAAAAGCTCGGCCCGCCGCGACCTGCGCGAGAAGGCCTATAAGGCGTTCACCGCGCGTGGCGACAATGGCAACGCCAACGACAACAACGAAGCGATTCTCGAAATCCTGCGGTTGCGCGAGGAAACCGCCAAACTGCTCGGCTTTGAAACCTTCGCCGCCTATCGGCTGGAGGATTCGATGGCCAAGACCCCGCAGGCGGTGCGCGGCCTCTTAGAGCGGGTCTGGAAGCCGGCCCGCGCCCAGGCGCTGAAGGACCGCGACGCGCTGCAGGAATTGGTCTCCGAGGAGGGCGGCAATTTCAAGCTGGCGCCGTGGGACTGGCGCTACTACGCCGAAAAGCTGCGGCAGCGCCGCGCCAATTTCGACGACGCCGCGATCAAGCCATATCTGGCGCTCGACAACATGATCAAGGCCGCGTTCGACACCGCGACAAGGCTGTTCGGCGTCAGCTTCAGCGAACGCAAGGACGTGCCGGTGTGGCATCCCGACGTCCGGGTCTGGGAAGTCAAGGACGCCGCGGGCGCCCATAAGGGCCTGTTCTACGGCGACTACTATGCCCGGCCCTCGAAGCGCTCCGGCGCCTGGATGACCTCGCTGCGCGACCAGCAGAAGCTCGACGGCGCGATCCATCCGTTGATCATCAATGTCTGCAATTTCGCCAAGGGATCGAACGGCGAGCCGTCGCTGCTGTCGCCCGACGACGCCCGCACGCTGTTCCACGAATTCGGCCATGGCCTGCACGGCATGATGAGCGACGTGACCTATCCGTCGCTGTCCGGCACCAGCGTCTTCACCGATTTCGTCGAGCTGCCGTCGCAGCTCTATGAGCATTGGCAGGAGCAGCCGCAGGTGCTGCGGCAATTCGCGACCCATTACCAGACCGGCGAGCCGCTGCCCGACGAGCTGTTGCAGCGCTTCCTCGCCGCGCGCAAATTCAACCAGGGCTTCGCCACGGTCGAATTCGTCTCCTCGGCGCTGATCGATCTCGAATTCCACAGCCAGCCCGCGGCATCGATCGGCAATGTCCGCGACTTCGAGCGCCAGGAGCTCGACAAGATCGGCATGCCGGAGGAAATCTCGCTGCGGCACCGGCCCACGCAATTCGGCCACATCTTCTCCGGCGATCACTACGCCTCGGGCTATTACAGCTATATGTGGAGCGAGGTGATGGACGCCGACGCCTTCGGCGCGTTCGAGGAGGCCGGCGACATCTTCGATGCCAAGGTGGCCAAGCGGCTGCTCGACGACATCTACGCCTCCGGCGGCTCGAAGGACCCCGAAGCGGCCTATATCGCCTTCCGGGGTCGGCCGCCCGAACCCGACGCGCTGCTGCGCCGCCGCGGTCTGCTCGACACGCCAGAGGCGGCGTAA